Below is a genomic region from Paenibacillus rhizovicinus.
CCGAATGCCCTGAATTGGGGGCAGCTCGACCTGCCGCAAGCGTTCCGGGATTCGTTCCAATGTCCTGTTTACGTGGAAGAAGGCGGACGAACGTTATTATTAGCGGAGAAATTCTTGGGGAAAGCGAATGACGAGGATGATTATATCGTCGTCCATAGCGCGTTCAGCGTCGTGGCCGGCATGATGATCAGCGGTCAGATTCTTAGGGGAGCGCGGAACGTCGGCGGTCTTCTGGGCCATATTACGGCGGATCCGAACGGTTTGCGCTGTACGTGCGGCAATTACGGCTGCCTGGAGAATATCGTGACCTATCCGATGCTGGAGAGAGATTATCTGCTCCGGGAAGCCCGTTATCCGACGCTTGTCGAGGCTTACCGCCAGAACGATAAAACGGCGATCGACGTATGCATCGAAGCCGGTCAGGCATTCGGCATCGCGCTGAGCAATGTCGTCAACTTATTCAATCCCGTTGCCATCTATATGGGCGGTCCGATGTTCGATGATTTCCCGATCCTGTTCGAGGAGATGAAACGCACCATTACGCTGCGCGCCAACCGGTTCGCGACGATGGGGCTGAAGATGGAGAGAAGCTCGCACGGCCATCATCAAGCGCTGTACGGCACTTTGATTCTGGCGAAGCACGAACTCCTCTTCAACGACTGATCGTTTGTGGCTTTCGCGAGCGGATTGCGAGTTGATTGCTAACGAATTTCGGCCCTACTGCTGCTGCTTCAATGCCGCCAACAGTTCTTCGACGTCCGCAAGAAACCGCGCCTCCACATCGTCCGCATACGGCGTCGTATTCATCTCGTAACCGCCCAGACCGTCGCGGAACGCCGTATGGCTCGGGATGTACCCGGCATATCCGTTCGCCACTCCGCATGTCAGCGTATACGGAAACGGCGAATTCTCCTTGATCCGATCCGCATAAGCGTTGAATACTTCACCGGAAACCGACAGCAGCGCGATATCCCCGAAGGCGATGCCCGATAGTCTGACGGATAGCTCGCTTGCATAAAATCCTTCGCGGGTCGGGTAGGCGCATTCGGTTTGCACCGCCTTGATCGCGCCCGGGCGTACATCGGTCAAGCGGTTCATGGCCTCCTTCAGCTCTTCGCTGAACACGCGCGCCCCCGCGCGCACAGCCGGGTACGTATCCTCCTTCGGGCCGTTATCGCCGTACAGAGGGCAGACATCTCCCGAGAAGCCTTGAAGAAACAGCGCAACGATCCCCTCTTCCGCTTCCGCCTCGAGTTCGCTCATCGCAAGTCCGACGATGTCCGCGCTTATTCGGGACGTCGAATTTCGGACAGCCGTCGGATGCACGGCGAAATTGATCATATACCCGAGCGGCTCGCCGTCTTCTTTCACGAGCCTGACCAATGTAAAATCCCGATGAATCGAAACGGACAAATCCGCGTTCAGATGCGGCCTGCGAAAGGCCGAAATGCCGCTTTGCCCCGTGCACGCTTGCAGCGTAACCGGGACGAGTCGTTGGCGCAATGACGCAATAGCTGCCGTGATTCCAGACAGAATCTTCTCTTGGAATTGCGCCGGCGCGGTATGCGTATGCGTCGGATTGACCGATACGCTCGCTTCCGGCACGCCGGCCGCCGCCGCCCAGGCCGCTCTCGTTCCGCTCGGAAACGTGGGAATGAACGCTCGATACACGCCCGGCTTACCGCCGGGATCGGCGACACGGACGACTTCCTCGTTGGATAAACAGCAATCGATACCCACGATGACGCTTCTCGCCTTGCCATCATCCACGATCAATATTCGAGCATATAGATCATCCAGCACATCGCTGCGCGGATCCGCGATATTCGTATCGGGATCATACCCTTGCAGCGGAGCCGGCTCTTCCGGCGTAATCTTCACTTTGCCCATCGCGGCTTTGATCGTCGTTGTCACGAGTCCGTATCCCCTTTCCGCTGCCTATTGGTTCTGCAAAGACGTGCCGTTCTCCGCTTGCGCCATATGCGCCGCCACTTTGCGGATGGCCTCGATCGCGTCCTGGCAGTCCTCGCTTGTCGTCGATTGATGAACCGAAACGCTGATCGCCCGGCCAAGCAGCTCCAGGCTCCGCGGACACATATTCTTGTCGTACTGCACATTGCCTTTGTAGCTCGCGCAGTTCCAAGGCGTGTCATTAGGCGTGGCGCCGCGCTTGTCGAGCACGTAATCCCAGTTCACGTAGATATGCCGATCCGCGAAGCCGTTGTTGTGAATCGTGCCGTTCGGAATGCCCTCGGCAGACAGCAGCTCCGAGAATGCCAGCGCACGCTGGCCGTCCGGCAGGAAGAACACCAAACTGTAGGATACGTCTCCGTCCGGATCGGGCACTCGCTGCAGCTGGATGCCTTCGACGTCGGCGATCCCTTCCACGATCATCTGCTTCGCCTTGCGCAAACGCGCTACCACCGAGTCGATCTTCTCGGATTGCGCAAGTCCAAGCGCTGCCTGAATTTCGCTCATCCGGTAATTCTCGCCCGCGAAGGACGGGATTCTCGCCGTCGGTTCAACGCCCCAGAACGTGACCGCGCAGTCATGGTAAACGCTTGCACGAGCTTGCAGCTCGGCATCGTTCGTCACGACCATACCGCCTTCTCCCGACGTGACCACCTTGTATTGCTGGAAGCTGAAACAGCCCGCATCGCCGATCCCGCCGAGCGGCCGACCTTTGTAAGAACCCCCGTTAGCCTGGGCGACATCTTCAATAACAGCCAGTTTGCGACGGCGGGCAATCGCCATGATTTCATCCATTTGGCAAGGCGTTCCGCGCATATGTACAGGGATGACGGCTTTGGTGTACGGCGTAATCGCAGCTTCGAAAGCGGCCGGGTCCATCGTGAGCGTCTCGTCGATTTCAACGATGACCGGCACCGCCCGCGCAATCAAGACCGCCGCTGCCGTCGCGATGTAAGTATACGCCGGGACGATAACTTCATCGCCTGGCCCGATTCCGGCTCCGACAAGCGCGCTCACCAGGGCGGACGTGCCGGCGTTAACGGCTAACGCGTGATCGGTCTGCGTGCGCTCCCGATACAGCTGCTCCAGCTTCGCTGCCTCCGAATCCTGCAAGCCCTCGCCATAGAATCGAAAGACGCGTTTCTTCTCCAACACTCGCATGACATAGCTCTTCTCCATGTCATCGAACTCTTCCGAACTAATAAAAGTCGGTACCCAAGGCTTCGTACGAATCGGGACGCCTCCATGCTTTGCTAACATCGCGCTCATCTCCCATGCGTTCTATTGTCGCTTCGGTAATGCCATGCTTATATATTTTAATGATTAAATTATAATCCCGTCATATTGCCGTGTAAATGATTGTGGTTAAAATAAACTCACTCTTCCTATACACACAAAGAAACGGCGGCGCAAGGTTTCCTCCTTGCACCGCCGTCTTCGATCAAGATCGATGGTTATGCCAAACGTTTGGTGATACGCCCGATGCTATTATCGACGGACTGACTCAATTGGGCTTGCTGTGCCATAAGATCTGAGACTTGATTGTATTTATCAAAGTCCGCCTGGAACACTTCTCGATAGACGGTGTAGTCTTTCTCAAAGCCTTTGTTGTCCGTAAGCGTTATTGTATCCGATGGAACGGCTTGAGTCTTGTACACCCCTGCTTGAGATAACCGGGTACCGCTGCTCAACTGCAATACCGCTTCCCAATCATCGGACGGCGAATAACCAAAGAATTGATCATATGAATAGCTGGATATAAAATAATTGTCCGAATAACTAATCGTTACATTGCCAATGCCGTTCTGGATTTTAGAATTGACATAAACATCAAGATCCTGCACTTGCGATAAATCCTTGATGATCCCATAATTCAGACGCGGATGCTCCTTGTTAAAGCTTGCTAAGGCCGTGTCTTTATCCATGATGTTCTTCATATCCGCTAAAATGATGCCTACATCGCTTTGTTTCATCCCAGGCATAGCGTCAATAAAGGCCATATCTTTATAAAGCTTCGTAATCTTACTCGTTTTCTTACCCTCAAATATGGCGATATTATCTCTCAAATCACCAAGGTAGGCTTCATTCACGCGCTCTTCCATATAAGCTTTCATTTGGGCATCGGAGGATTGATAGATACTGATCAGCTTCTCCGTATTTCTCTTCTTCAGATTGCTGTCGAAACTTTTAATCAGCTTCTCATTCGCATCCGCCGCATTTGAATCCGACCTGCCCAACAAGCCGCCAAACCAACTCGCTAGCTTGGATCCGGTCGACTGCTTGTCTCCGTCAGCGGATTTCACTTCCTCCGCCGCTGGTTTATCTATCTCCTGCTGGGCTTCCTTGGCTTCTGCTTGGGCAAGCTTCGCTTGATTGTCGGCCTCCTGCTGGGCTTTCTTAGCTTCTGCTTTGGCAAGCTTCACCTGTTCTTCAGCTTCTTTCTTCGCCTTATCCTCTGATGCCTTTGCCGCTTTCTCTTCCGCCTGTTTGGCCAGCACGGCTTGATGCTCCGCTTCTTTCTTCGCCTTCGCTTCGGCTTCCTTCGCCAGCTTCACGCGATTGTCCGCTTCCTTCGCCGTTCTTTCTTTGGCCTCCGCAATCGCTTGTTCCTCGCTCTGTTGAAGCTGCATGGCCGTATACGCAGCAGTATGCCGGCTGCTTAGAACGGAGCTAGACACAAGCATCCCGACAAACAACACAAGGACAGCCGCAATCCATCCCGTTATCTTCAATCCTGTTCTGCTGCTCCTGAATAAAGGCAATTTGCTTCGTATCTTCCCCACGTTCGTTATGAGCGCAAAGGGCAGTATTATCACGAAAAGAAGTATAGAAATATTCTCCCACATGGAAATCCGATTGTCTGCAGATGATGCCGACGAATCTTGACTGCCCAAAATCAAAGCCATTGCGGCAAACAAGAGGACCGCATAGCCTGCGCATGCTGCGATTTTCTTCCATAGCCGTCCCGTCCTAAAGCCTGGTATTCCCAATTTCCCGATGCGCTTCATTTCTATTAACCCCCATCATCTCTATCCTATCATTCGACAAAATTAGGTCTATTGTATCACCAAGTTCCAGAATTATACAATGCAAACAAACTTAAGAAATGACGAAGACGACCAGGGATGAATGTCCTCCAAACGAAACTTTAACTAAAACTAAAAACCAAAAAACCTTCACAGCCGAGTTACGAGGCCATGAAGGTTTTCAGATGTTACCTATAATATCGACAATTGAATGCTAAGCTTGCTCGACAAGTCCGAGCGACAACAGGAATCGCGCGAACGCCTCCTGGCCTTCCGCGGTCCGCTTGTAGACGCCGGCATCCCCAAGCACGGCCAGGAATTTGCGGCCGACCTCGTCCTGCAGCAAGGCTTGCGCTCGTTCAGCGGACAAGCGCGTGCCATGCTCCGCGATCATCGCTTCGATCCATTCGGCATGCTTGCCGAGCGGACCGTTCCGAATGGCATCCGCATCAGCCGCCGTCTCGCCCGTCAGCAGCCGCGCGATGGCTTCAAGCTCGTCTTTGAGCCGGCCCGGAAGAACGGCAAGCCCCATCACTTCGATCAAGCCGATGTTTTCCTTCTTAATGTGATGCAAATGCTGATGCGGGTGGAAAATGCCGTCCGGATGCGCCTCGCTCGCCCGATTGTTCCGAAGCACCAGATCCAGCTCGTATTGGCCGTTATCGCGCAAACGGGCAATCGGCGTTATCGTGTTATGCGGCACCCGTTCGTCATTCTTGTCCGTAAACGCGAAGATCTCGGCTGCCGGATCGCTGTAAGCCCGCCATGCATCCAGGATGTCGCCGGCCGCCTTCAGCACTTCCGCCTTATCGTTGCCGTTCACGCGAACGACGCTCATCGGCCACGCGACAATGCTGTACGTTAAACCGTTGCCGGACGGATGCACGAACGACCGCTCGGCGGCCGCCGTCTCCATCGGGAATACGTGACGGCCGGCTTGGAAGTGGTCATGGTTCAAGATGGAACCGCCCACGATCGGCAAATCCGCATTCGAGCCGATGAAGTAATGCGGGAACGCATCGACGAAATCGAGCAGCCGCGCGAACG
It encodes:
- a CDS encoding ROK family transcriptional regulator — encoded protein: MGLTPSEKAILIAIGANDGISRKELAKTTGLSQGSITLLTKSLLNNMYIVEGDRISSGLGRKEVLLHTHPDKFYFLGIDIGGYRVRMAVSDNRLTILHAAEFLVADVDKDASKEDFIAAFANDFIAGIGWRTASIAAIGVGVTGIVDAGKQIILSIPNALNWGQLDLPQAFRDSFQCPVYVEEGGRTLLLAEKFLGKANDEDDYIVVHSAFSVVAGMMISGQILRGARNVGGLLGHITADPNGLRCTCGNYGCLENIVTYPMLERDYLLREARYPTLVEAYRQNDKTAIDVCIEAGQAFGIALSNVVNLFNPVAIYMGGPMFDDFPILFEEMKRTITLRANRFATMGLKMERSSHGHHQALYGTLILAKHELLFND
- a CDS encoding DegT/DnrJ/EryC1/StrS family aminotransferase, with translation MLAKHGGVPIRTKPWVPTFISSEEFDDMEKSYVMRVLEKKRVFRFYGEGLQDSEAAKLEQLYRERTQTDHALAVNAGTSALVSALVGAGIGPGDEVIVPAYTYIATAAAVLIARAVPVIVEIDETLTMDPAAFEAAITPYTKAVIPVHMRGTPCQMDEIMAIARRRKLAVIEDVAQANGGSYKGRPLGGIGDAGCFSFQQYKVVTSGEGGMVVTNDAELQARASVYHDCAVTFWGVEPTARIPSFAGENYRMSEIQAALGLAQSEKIDSVVARLRKAKQMIVEGIADVEGIQLQRVPDPDGDVSYSLVFFLPDGQRALAFSELLSAEGIPNGTIHNNGFADRHIYVNWDYVLDKRGATPNDTPWNCASYKGNVQYDKNMCPRSLELLGRAISVSVHQSTTSEDCQDAIEAIRKVAAHMAQAENGTSLQNQ
- a CDS encoding UDP-glucose--hexose-1-phosphate uridylyltransferase yields the protein MTQQQTAVTNDVLLLIERLVQFAAQRGMIEPPLDSIYARNALIDLFGLTEAYAGEVPEERLESPVSLLEPLLDYGASIGLIPDNTLTFRDLLDARIMGLLMPRPSEAAARFRRTAERESIIKATDEFYRLSIDSNYIRMDRIAKNQYWEQPTEYGSLEITVNLSKPEKDPKEIALLKTMAPSNYPKCLLCADNVGYAGRADHPARQNLRVVPLELQGDTWYFQYSPYVYYNEHSIVFHGKHVPMRITRDTFARLLDFVDAFPHYFIGSNADLPIVGGSILNHDHFQAGRHVFPMETAAAERSFVHPSGNGLTYSIVAWPMSVVRVNGNDKAEVLKAAGDILDAWRAYSDPAAEIFAFTDKNDERVPHNTITPIARLRDNGQYELDLVLRNNRASEAHPDGIFHPHQHLHHIKKENIGLIEVMGLAVLPGRLKDELEAIARLLTGETAADADAIRNGPLGKHAEWIEAMIAEHGTRLSAERAQALLQDEVGRKFLAVLGDAGVYKRTAEGQEAFARFLLSLGLVEQA